In a genomic window of Saccharothrix sp. HUAS TT1:
- a CDS encoding amino acid adenylation domain-containing protein produces MKQSPLEDVLPLSPLQHGMVFHAAYDPSGPDVYTPQLVLHLHGPLDVAVLRKAAAAVVRRHPPLRTAIRRRKNQEPVQVVQRQVDPLWTVVDLLGAPAGALERSIAGERARRFDLDKAPLLRFALHAQAPDRHVLVLTYHHIVLDGWSVRLLVDELFTLYERGGDDSALPPAPAYRDFLDWLARQDREAAVSAWREALRDVDHSAHVAPVDPTRPPRWPEAVTTDVPEDLTAALAALASRAGVTAHTAIQCAWALLLGELTGGSDVVFGITTSGRSADVPGVEDMVGLLINTVPVRVALRPEESAAALLARVHREQAALLEHQHLGLAEIQAAAGVGELFDTHLLFENHSGAAASHRGPGGELEVSVDGADATHYPLSLTAGMGSRLHLRLEHLPELFDRDAARNLLDRFTRLLGALVADPSAPVGRIDTREPGDRGAVLELGLGETAPRAADTFAELFDRQVARTPDALAVEHGTTHLSYAELDRRATNLARYLQASPEPEPVVAIAMEPCADLVVAVVGALKAGVAFAITDVHLPADRLARTWADAGARSVITRPADRATVAAVSGLPLVTPDEVPELTGPVRAPHPAGLACLFYTSGTTNEPKGVMFVQAAVADYTAAMVDAFGLGPDDRFLQVASPGFDVLLEELLPALACGAAVVVPEDRVLLAGTDLADHVERHGITALELTTAYWHEWVGDLGAAGRTTPPCLRFVAMGGERVLPDRLAAWEGVGADLVHVYGLTEATVTSTTWRLRSGQTSPATGEVPIGRAIRNARVYLLDANLRPVPPGVEGELYVGGDGLARGYRGQPRRTAGRFVADPFGALGSRMYRTGDVARWSAAGDLEFVGRRDAQVKVRGFRIELGEVESVVARHPSVAHVVAEARERQPGERVLVAHVVPAVPGELDVAVLRAHVEAVLPDYMVPAAFSVLDAFPLNTNGKVDRRALPDPDFRPAPAERAPRSPEEGVLCALFADLLGVPGVGVDDSFFALGGHSLLATRLVGRIRAELGAELSVRDLFGHPTPARLAEHLPEARRARPARPLPVKGARS; encoded by the coding sequence ATGAAGCAGTCGCCGTTGGAGGACGTCCTACCGCTGTCCCCCTTGCAGCACGGAATGGTGTTCCACGCCGCGTACGACCCGTCCGGTCCGGACGTGTACACGCCGCAGCTGGTGCTGCACCTCCACGGACCGCTCGACGTCGCCGTGCTGCGGAAGGCCGCGGCGGCTGTCGTCCGCAGGCACCCGCCGCTGCGCACCGCCATCCGCAGGCGGAAGAACCAGGAACCGGTGCAGGTCGTCCAACGCCAGGTCGACCCGCTGTGGACGGTGGTCGACCTCCTCGGGGCGCCGGCGGGCGCGCTGGAGCGCTCGATCGCCGGGGAACGGGCACGGCGGTTCGACCTCGACAAGGCCCCGCTGCTGCGGTTCGCGCTCCACGCGCAGGCGCCGGACAGGCACGTGCTGGTCCTGACCTACCACCACATCGTGCTCGACGGCTGGTCGGTGCGCCTGCTCGTCGACGAGTTGTTCACCTTGTACGAGCGCGGCGGCGACGACTCCGCGCTGCCCCCGGCGCCGGCCTACCGGGACTTCCTGGACTGGCTCGCGCGCCAGGACCGCGAAGCGGCGGTCTCCGCGTGGCGCGAGGCGTTGCGGGACGTCGACCACTCCGCCCACGTCGCCCCGGTGGACCCGACCCGTCCACCGCGCTGGCCCGAGGCGGTCACCACCGATGTGCCGGAAGACCTGACCGCCGCGCTCGCCGCCCTGGCGAGTCGGGCCGGTGTCACCGCCCACACCGCGATCCAGTGCGCCTGGGCGCTCCTGCTCGGCGAACTGACCGGTGGTTCCGACGTCGTCTTCGGCATCACCACTTCCGGCCGCTCGGCCGACGTGCCGGGCGTGGAGGACATGGTCGGCCTGCTGATCAACACGGTGCCCGTGCGGGTCGCGCTGCGCCCGGAGGAGTCCGCGGCGGCCCTGCTGGCGCGAGTGCACCGGGAGCAGGCGGCGCTGCTGGAGCACCAACACCTGGGACTCGCGGAGATCCAAGCCGCCGCCGGGGTGGGCGAGCTGTTCGACACGCACCTGCTGTTCGAGAACCACTCCGGCGCGGCGGCGTCGCACCGGGGACCGGGCGGCGAGCTGGAGGTGTCGGTCGACGGCGCCGACGCGACGCACTACCCGTTGAGCCTCACGGCGGGTATGGGCTCGCGGCTGCACCTCAGGCTCGAACACCTCCCCGAGCTGTTCGACCGCGACGCCGCCCGGAACCTGCTCGATCGGTTCACCCGCCTGCTGGGAGCGCTGGTGGCCGACCCGTCGGCGCCCGTGGGGCGGATCGACACCCGCGAACCGGGCGACCGCGGGGCGGTCCTGGAGCTCGGGCTGGGGGAGACCGCGCCGCGCGCGGCGGACACCTTCGCCGAGCTGTTCGACCGACAGGTCGCCCGCACGCCCGACGCGCTCGCCGTGGAGCACGGGACGACCCACCTCAGCTACGCGGAACTCGACAGACGGGCGACGAACCTGGCGCGGTACCTCCAGGCGTCGCCGGAGCCGGAACCCGTGGTGGCCATCGCGATGGAGCCCTGCGCGGACCTGGTCGTCGCGGTCGTCGGCGCGCTGAAGGCCGGGGTCGCGTTCGCGATCACCGACGTTCACCTCCCCGCGGATCGGCTGGCGCGCACCTGGGCTGACGCGGGTGCGCGGTCGGTGATCACCCGGCCCGCGGACCGCGCCACGGTGGCCGCGGTGAGCGGCCTCCCGCTCGTCACCCCCGACGAGGTGCCCGAGCTGACCGGTCCGGTGCGCGCGCCGCACCCCGCCGGGCTCGCCTGCCTCTTCTACACCTCCGGCACCACCAACGAGCCCAAGGGCGTCATGTTCGTCCAAGCCGCCGTGGCCGACTACACCGCGGCGATGGTCGACGCCTTCGGACTCGGCCCGGACGACCGGTTCCTCCAGGTCGCCTCGCCCGGTTTCGACGTGCTGCTGGAGGAACTGCTGCCCGCCCTCGCCTGCGGCGCCGCCGTCGTGGTGCCGGAGGACCGCGTCCTGCTCGCGGGAACGGACCTGGCCGACCACGTCGAGCGGCACGGCATCACGGCGCTGGAGCTGACCACGGCCTACTGGCACGAGTGGGTCGGCGACCTCGGAGCCGCCGGCCGCACCACACCCCCGTGCCTGCGGTTCGTCGCCATGGGCGGCGAACGGGTGCTGCCCGACCGGCTCGCTGCCTGGGAGGGGGTCGGCGCGGACCTGGTGCACGTCTACGGCCTGACCGAGGCGACCGTGACGTCCACGACGTGGCGCCTGCGATCCGGGCAGACCTCGCCGGCCACCGGGGAGGTCCCCATCGGCCGGGCCATCCGGAACGCGCGGGTGTACCTCCTCGACGCCAACCTGCGGCCCGTGCCGCCGGGAGTGGAGGGGGAGCTGTACGTCGGCGGGGACGGCCTGGCCCGCGGATACCGGGGACAGCCCCGCCGCACCGCGGGCAGGTTCGTCGCCGACCCCTTCGGCGCTCTCGGCAGCCGGATGTACCGGACCGGGGACGTGGCGCGGTGGAGTGCCGCCGGGGACCTGGAGTTCGTGGGCCGCCGAGACGCCCAGGTGAAGGTCCGGGGGTTCCGCATCGAGCTGGGCGAGGTCGAATCCGTGGTGGCCCGGCACCCGTCCGTCGCCCACGTGGTGGCAGAGGCGAGGGAGCGGCAGCCCGGTGAGCGGGTGCTGGTGGCGCACGTCGTTCCCGCGGTGCCCGGGGAACTGGACGTGGCCGTGCTGCGGGCCCACGTCGAAGCCGTGCTGCCCGACTACATGGTGCCCGCCGCGTTCTCCGTGCTGGACGCCTTCCCGCTCAACACCAACGGCAAGGTCGACCGGCGGGCGCTGCCCGACCCGGACTTCCGCCCCGCGCCAGCCGAGCGCGCACCCCGCTCCCCCGAGGAGGGTGTGCTGTGCGCCCTGTTCGCCGACCTGCTCGGCGTGCCGGGCGTCGGCGTGGACGACAGTTTCTTCGCCCTCGGCGGGCACTCGCTGCTCGCGACCCGCCTGGTCGGTCGGATCCGGGCCGAGCTGGGCGCCGAGCTGAGCGTGCGCGACCTGTTCGGGCACCCCACGCCCGCGCGGCTCGCCGAGCACCTGCCCGAGGCCCGGCGCGCGCGCCCCGCGCGGCCGCTGCCGGTGAAGGGGGCCCGGTCGTGA